A window of the Pseudomonas gozinkensis genome harbors these coding sequences:
- a CDS encoding benzoate/H(+) symporter BenE family transporter: protein MNEITHTRLRPLADTSPSAIVAGFIAMMTGYTSSLVLMFQAGQAAGLTSGQISSWIWAISIGMAVCSIGLSLRYRTPITIAWSTPGAALLITSLGGVTYGEAIGAYITCAVLVTICGLTGSFERLVKKIPASLAAALLAGILFKIGSEIFVAAQHRTGLVLGMFFTYLIVKRLSPRYAVLAALLIGTALSGFMGLLDFSGFHLEVATPVWTTPHFSLAATISIGIPLFVVAMTSQNMPGIAVLRADGYNVPASPLITTTGIASLLLAPFGSHGINLAAISAAICTGPHAHEDRNKRYTAAVWCGIFYGIAGVFGATLAALFAALPKELVLSIAALALFGSIINGLSIAMTEVKEREAALITFMVTASGLTLFSIGSAFWGIVAGVLTLLILNWRKA from the coding sequence ATGAACGAAATAACCCACACCCGACTGCGCCCGCTGGCGGACACATCACCCTCCGCCATCGTCGCCGGGTTCATCGCGATGATGACCGGCTACACCAGTTCGCTGGTGCTGATGTTCCAGGCCGGGCAAGCGGCGGGCCTGACCAGCGGGCAGATTTCTTCGTGGATCTGGGCGATTTCCATCGGCATGGCGGTGTGTTCGATCGGCCTGTCCCTGCGTTATCGCACGCCGATTACCATTGCGTGGTCGACGCCCGGCGCAGCGCTGTTGATCACCAGCCTCGGCGGCGTCACCTACGGCGAAGCCATCGGCGCCTACATCACCTGCGCGGTGCTGGTGACCATTTGCGGCCTGACCGGCAGCTTCGAACGCTTGGTGAAAAAGATCCCGGCCTCCCTCGCGGCCGCATTGCTGGCGGGGATTCTGTTCAAGATCGGCAGCGAAATCTTCGTCGCCGCGCAGCACCGCACCGGCCTGGTGCTGGGGATGTTCTTCACTTATCTCATCGTCAAACGCCTGTCGCCGCGCTATGCGGTGCTCGCCGCGCTGCTGATCGGCACCGCACTGTCGGGCTTCATGGGGCTGCTGGACTTCAGCGGTTTTCATCTGGAAGTGGCGACACCGGTCTGGACCACGCCACACTTTTCCCTGGCCGCGACCATCAGCATCGGCATCCCGCTGTTTGTCGTGGCGATGACCTCGCAAAACATGCCCGGCATCGCCGTGCTGCGGGCCGATGGTTACAACGTCCCGGCCTCGCCGCTGATCACCACCACCGGCATCGCTTCGTTGCTGCTGGCGCCGTTCGGTTCCCACGGCATCAACCTGGCGGCCATCAGCGCGGCGATCTGCACCGGGCCGCATGCCCATGAGGATCGCAACAAACGCTACACCGCTGCGGTGTGGTGCGGGATTTTCTACGGGATTGCCGGGGTGTTCGGCGCCACGCTGGCGGCATTGTTCGCCGCGCTGCCCAAGGAACTGGTGCTGTCGATTGCTGCTTTGGCGCTGTTCGGCTCGATCATCAACGGTTTGAGCATCGCCATGACCGAGGTGAAGGAACGGGAAGCGGCGCTGATCACCTTCATGGTCACGGCGTCGGGGCTGACGCTGTTTTCCATCGGTTCGGCGTTCTGGGGGATTGTCGCGGGGGTGCTGACCTTGCTGATCCTCAACTGGCGCAAGGCCTGA
- the xdhB gene encoding xanthine dehydrogenase molybdopterin binding subunit — translation MSNHHGVEKTQAELAELFAKDLTTGVGRSVKHDSAAKHVSGEAQYIDDRLEFPNQLHVYARLSDRAHAKIISIDTKPCYAFEGVRIAITHEDVPGLKDIGPLLPGDPLLAIDDVQFVGQPVLAVAAKDLETARKAAMAAIIEYEDLEPVLDVVEALRKRHFVLDSHTHQRGDSTTALATAEHRIQGTLHIGGQEHFYLETQISSVMPTEDGGMIVYCSTQNPTEVQKLVAEVLDVSMNKIVVDMRRMGGGFGGKETQAASPACLCAVIAHLTGQPTKMRLPRVEDMLMTGKRHPFYVEYDVGFDSTGRLHGIAMDLAGNCGCSPDLSASIVDRAMFHSDNSYYLGDATINGHRCKTNTASNTAYRGFGGPQGMVAIEEVMDAIARHLNLDPLAVRKANYYGKTERNVTHYYQTVEHNMLEEMTAELEESSQYAERREAIRRYNANSPILKKGLALTPVKFGISFTASFLNQAGALVHVYTDGSIHLNHGGTEMGQGLNTKVAQVVAEVFQVEMDRVQITATNTDKVPNTSPTAASSGADLNGKAAQNAAEIIKQRLVEFAARHYKVSEEDVEFHNGHVRVRDHILTFEALIQLAYFNQVSLSSTGFYKTPKIYYDRSQARGRPFYYFAFGAACCEVIVDTLTGEYKMLRTDILHDVGASLNPAIDIGQVEGGFVQGMGWLTMEELVWNNKGKLMTNGPASYKIPAVADMPLDLRVKLVENRKNPEDTVFHSKAVGEPPFMLGIAAWCAIKDAVASLGDYRHQPKIDAPATPERVLWGCEQMRQLKAVKTVEAETELAPL, via the coding sequence ATGTCTAACCATCACGGCGTAGAGAAAACACAAGCTGAGCTGGCCGAACTGTTCGCCAAGGACCTGACCACCGGTGTCGGCCGCAGCGTCAAGCATGACAGCGCCGCCAAGCATGTGTCCGGTGAAGCGCAGTACATCGATGACCGCCTGGAATTCCCTAACCAGTTGCACGTTTACGCACGGTTGTCGGATCGCGCCCACGCGAAAATCATCAGCATCGACACCAAGCCCTGCTACGCCTTCGAAGGCGTGCGCATCGCCATCACCCACGAAGACGTTCCAGGCCTGAAAGACATCGGCCCGTTGCTGCCGGGCGATCCGCTGCTGGCCATCGATGACGTACAGTTCGTCGGTCAACCGGTGCTGGCCGTCGCTGCGAAAGATCTGGAAACCGCACGTAAAGCTGCGATGGCCGCGATCATCGAATACGAAGATCTGGAGCCGGTGCTGGACGTGGTCGAAGCCCTGCGCAAACGCCACTTCGTGCTCGACAGCCACACCCACCAGCGCGGCGATTCGACCACCGCACTGGCCACGGCTGAACATCGCATCCAAGGCACGCTGCACATCGGTGGCCAGGAACACTTCTACCTGGAGACCCAGATCTCCTCGGTGATGCCGACCGAAGACGGCGGCATGATCGTCTACTGCTCGACCCAGAACCCCACCGAAGTGCAGAAACTGGTGGCCGAAGTCCTCGACGTATCGATGAACAAGATCGTGGTCGACATGCGCCGCATGGGCGGTGGTTTCGGCGGCAAGGAAACGCAGGCCGCGAGCCCGGCCTGCCTGTGTGCAGTGATCGCGCACCTCACCGGCCAGCCGACCAAGATGCGCCTGCCGCGCGTCGAAGACATGCTGATGACCGGCAAGCGTCACCCGTTCTACGTCGAGTACGACGTCGGCTTCGACAGCACCGGGCGCCTGCACGGGATTGCGATGGATCTGGCCGGCAACTGCGGCTGCTCGCCTGACCTTTCGGCCTCGATTGTCGACCGGGCGATGTTCCACTCGGACAACTCGTACTACCTCGGCGACGCGACCATCAACGGTCACCGCTGCAAGACCAACACCGCGTCGAACACCGCCTACCGTGGTTTCGGTGGCCCGCAGGGGATGGTCGCAATCGAGGAAGTGATGGACGCCATCGCCCGCCACCTGAACCTCGATCCGCTGGCCGTGCGCAAGGCCAACTACTACGGCAAGACCGAGCGCAACGTCACCCATTACTACCAGACCGTCGAGCACAACATGCTCGAGGAAATGACCGCCGAACTGGAAGAAAGCAGCCAGTACGCCGAGCGTCGCGAAGCGATCCGTCGCTACAACGCCAACAGCCCGATCCTGAAAAAAGGCCTGGCGCTGACGCCGGTGAAATTCGGCATTTCCTTCACCGCCAGTTTCCTCAACCAGGCAGGTGCCTTGGTACACGTCTACACCGACGGCAGCATCCACCTGAACCACGGCGGCACGGAAATGGGCCAGGGTCTGAACACCAAAGTCGCGCAAGTCGTGGCCGAGGTGTTCCAGGTGGAAATGGACCGGGTGCAGATCACCGCGACCAACACCGACAAGGTGCCGAACACCTCGCCGACAGCGGCGTCCAGCGGTGCCGACCTGAACGGTAAAGCCGCGCAGAACGCAGCAGAAATCATCAAGCAACGCCTGGTCGAATTCGCCGCCCGCCACTACAAGGTCAGCGAAGAAGACGTGGAATTCCACAATGGCCACGTGCGCGTTCGTGACCATATCCTGACCTTCGAAGCGCTGATCCAGCTGGCGTATTTCAATCAGGTTTCGCTGTCGAGTACCGGGTTCTACAAGACCCCGAAAATCTACTACGACCGCAGCCAGGCCCGTGGTCGGCCGTTCTACTACTTCGCCTTCGGCGCGGCGTGCTGCGAAGTGATCGTCGACACCCTGACCGGCGAGTACAAGATGCTCCGTACCGACATCCTCCACGACGTCGGCGCTTCGCTGAACCCGGCCATCGACATCGGTCAGGTCGAGGGTGGTTTCGTTCAGGGCATGGGCTGGCTGACCATGGAAGAGCTGGTGTGGAACAACAAGGGCAAGCTGATGACCAACGGCCCGGCCAGCTACAAGATTCCGGCCGTGGCGGACATGCCGCTGGACCTGCGGGTGAAACTGGTGGAAAACCGCAAGAACCCGGAAGACACGGTGTTCCACTCCAAGGCTGTCGGTGAGCCACCGTTCATGCTCGGCATCGCCGCGTGGTGCGCGATCAAGGATGCGGTGGCCAGCCTTGGCGACTACAGGCATCAACCGAAGATCGACGCGCCGGCGACCCCGGAGCGGGTGTTGTGGGGTTGCGAGCAGATGCGCCAGCTCAAAGCGGTGAAAACCGTAGAAGCTGAAACCGAGCTGGCTCCGCTCTAA
- a CDS encoding GntR family transcriptional regulator, whose product MNEQLQPLKKQPRAGKAGRSGTQDDIVYAHIFEAILEQRLAPGTKLSEEALGEIFGVSRTIIRRALSRLAHEGVVLLRPNRGAVVASPSVEEARQVFLARRLVERAITELAVQHATAEQIAELRQMVNDERDSFSRGDRGAGIRLSGEFHLKLAEAAKNAPLISFQRSLVSQTSLIIAQYESGNRSHCSYDEHTQLIDAIEARNGELAVDLMMHHMDHIDSKLNLDEESASDDLHAVFSHLLQTKKPGRPAVKL is encoded by the coding sequence ATGAACGAACAGTTGCAACCCCTCAAGAAACAACCGCGAGCAGGCAAAGCCGGCCGCAGCGGAACCCAGGACGATATTGTCTATGCGCATATCTTCGAGGCCATCCTCGAACAGCGCCTGGCGCCCGGCACAAAGTTGAGCGAAGAAGCGCTGGGGGAAATTTTCGGGGTCAGCCGCACCATCATTCGCCGCGCGCTCTCGCGTCTGGCCCATGAAGGCGTGGTGCTGTTGCGGCCGAACCGTGGCGCAGTCGTGGCCAGCCCGAGCGTCGAAGAGGCGCGTCAGGTGTTCCTCGCCCGGCGTCTGGTGGAGCGCGCGATCACTGAATTGGCGGTGCAGCACGCCACCGCCGAGCAGATCGCCGAATTGCGCCAGATGGTCAACGACGAACGCGACAGCTTCTCCCGTGGCGATCGCGGTGCCGGCATCCGTCTCTCGGGCGAATTCCACCTGAAACTCGCCGAAGCGGCGAAGAACGCGCCGTTGATCAGCTTCCAGCGCAGCCTGGTTTCGCAGACGTCGCTGATCATTGCCCAATATGAAAGCGGCAACCGCTCGCACTGTTCCTACGACGAGCACACCCAGTTGATCGACGCCATCGAAGCGCGCAACGGCGAGCTGGCGGTGGACCTGATGATGCATCACATGGATCACATCGACAGCAAGCTCAACCTCGACGAGGAAAGTGCTTCGGACGATCTGCATGCAGTGTTCTCGCACCTGCTGCAGACCAAGAAGCCGGGGCGGCCGGCGGTCAAGCTCTGA
- the dacB gene encoding D-alanyl-D-alanine carboxypeptidase/D-alanyl-D-alanine endopeptidase — MIKSLRPLLLAGLLLPLALPVSAATINTALTPNVEKALKASKLQPTALSLVMVPLDGPGTPTVYNADVSVNPASTMKLVTTYAALEMLGPNHQWKTEFYTDGDLNGGILNGNLYLKGGGDPKLNMEKLWLLMRDLRANGVTQVTGDLVLDRNFFVQPQLPEFNDDGNDENKPFLVKPDSLLVNLKALRFVARNDNGRVLISVEPPIASINIENTVKALNSKQCTGGVRYNPVPQADGSVTVTVAGQLGEGCSSQTYLSLLDHATYTAGAVRAIWKELGGSIQGKDRLAPTPSSAKVLARAFSPDLAEIIRDINKYSNNTMAQQLFLSLGQKFRNDADGDDAKAAQRVVRQWLAKKGITAPHLVMENGSGLSRSERVSAREMASMLQAAWHSPYAAEYISSLPIAGTDGTMRKRLKTTAMRGEAHVKTGTLNTVRAIAGFSRDVNGNTWAVVAILNDKAPFGASSVLDQVLLDLYKQPRTPQTASVL, encoded by the coding sequence ATGATCAAATCGTTGCGTCCTCTGCTCCTGGCCGGTCTTCTTCTGCCGCTGGCCTTGCCCGTCTCCGCTGCCACCATCAACACCGCCCTGACCCCCAACGTCGAAAAAGCCCTCAAGGCCAGCAAGCTGCAGCCCACTGCCCTGTCGCTGGTGATGGTGCCGCTGGACGGCCCGGGCACGCCGACCGTGTACAACGCCGACGTGTCGGTCAACCCGGCCTCGACCATGAAGCTGGTCACCACTTACGCGGCGCTGGAAATGCTCGGCCCCAACCATCAGTGGAAAACCGAGTTCTACACCGACGGCGACCTGAACGGCGGGATCCTCAACGGCAACCTCTACCTCAAGGGCGGCGGCGATCCGAAGCTGAACATGGAAAAGCTCTGGCTGCTGATGCGCGACCTGCGCGCCAACGGCGTGACCCAGGTCACCGGTGATCTGGTGCTGGATCGCAACTTCTTCGTGCAGCCGCAACTGCCGGAATTCAACGATGACGGCAATGATGAGAACAAGCCGTTCCTGGTCAAGCCGGATTCGCTGCTGGTCAACCTCAAGGCCCTGCGTTTCGTGGCCCGCAACGACAATGGCCGGGTGTTGATCTCGGTCGAACCGCCGATTGCCAGCATCAACATCGAGAACACCGTCAAGGCGCTCAACTCCAAACAATGCACCGGCGGCGTGCGCTACAACCCGGTGCCGCAGGCCGATGGCAGCGTGACCGTGACCGTGGCCGGCCAGTTGGGCGAAGGCTGCAGCTCGCAGACTTATCTGTCGCTGCTCGACCACGCGACCTACACCGCCGGCGCCGTGCGGGCGATCTGGAAAGAACTGGGCGGCAGCATCCAGGGCAAGGATCGTCTGGCCCCGACCCCGAGCAGCGCCAAAGTGCTGGCCCGCGCGTTCTCGCCGGATCTGGCGGAAATCATCCGCGACATCAACAAATACAGTAACAACACCATGGCTCAGCAGCTGTTCCTGAGCCTGGGCCAGAAATTTCGCAACGACGCCGACGGCGATGACGCCAAGGCCGCGCAACGCGTGGTCCGTCAATGGCTGGCGAAGAAAGGCATCACCGCTCCGCACCTGGTGATGGAGAACGGCTCCGGTCTGTCGCGTTCGGAGCGGGTCAGCGCCCGGGAAATGGCCAGCATGCTGCAAGCGGCCTGGCACAGCCCGTACGCCGCCGAATACATCAGCTCGCTGCCGATTGCCGGCACCGACGGCACCATGCGCAAACGCCTGAAGACCACCGCGATGCGCGGCGAAGCCCACGTCAAGACCGGCACCCTGAACACCGTACGGGCGATTGCCGGCTTCAGCCGCGACGTCAATGGCAACACCTGGGCGGTGGTGGCGATCCTCAATGACAAGGCGCCGTTTGGCGCGTCGTCGGTGCTGGATCAGGTGCTGCTGGATCTCTATAAACAGCCGCGGACGCCGCAGACCGCTTCGGTTCTGTAA
- a CDS encoding sensor domain-containing diguanylate cyclase — protein sequence MSLHPVRPKILGFISEDVSAWLVGMLVLLAGGILTGLLAWGTLNQFHSQLRQRFQLLANERYSRIEERFQDQEQRLDGLRRFFANSESVSRAEFDGYTHPLLLRTQAYSFALRVSGAERAAFEQRTRDEGLSTFSVRELNARGELQLASARDEYVVVLYSQTQSRLGSPLGYDLLAQPLRRTTLERADQLRGLAVSQPMHLVGIEPAYARGVLLVAPVLREGESRSYGYVMAVISMRQLLADGLPDALHDYLSVRILDLSTNDQHEVLFESTNEPAPSELSATRLVRMADHDYQVDILPSEAFMQANHSSVGSVIVLGGLLSLLLSALLYVLVSQRQRALRMVELRTQELHEREQELRDTHGQLRGVLNAATQVAIIATDLRGVISTFNPGAEQMLGYRSTEVIGHMTLENLHFPRELVVRAAELSARYGKAIPTCQAMLVEGGEVGGHEAREWTLVRKDGSHLPVNMLATPVLDELGLWVGHLAICIDITERKRVHEALAARDVLLKKLSAHVPGGIYQFKMEFDGRFSVIYASDGIREIYELEPDVLLLNAEAIFTRIHPQDVSRVRKSIRASADNLSPWREEYRVQLPERGLRWVRGEATPEELPGGGVLWHGYISDISDLKRVEEELRALSVTDALTGIHNRRYFQERLTTEMARVERGGGELSVIMLDIDHFKRINDQYGHAVGDRVLQAVCERIGHRLRRTDVFCRLGGEEFMVLCPDIDGDHAHMLAEELWQSLRGAPIDVVGVVTASFGIASWRPGEGADALLLRADSGVYAAKQGGRDRVERQMN from the coding sequence ATGTCGTTGCACCCCGTGCGCCCGAAGATATTGGGTTTTATCAGCGAAGACGTCTCGGCCTGGCTGGTCGGGATGCTGGTATTGCTCGCCGGCGGGATTCTCACGGGGCTGCTCGCCTGGGGCACCCTCAATCAGTTTCACAGCCAGTTGCGCCAACGCTTTCAGTTGCTGGCCAACGAGCGCTATAGCCGCATCGAAGAACGTTTTCAGGATCAAGAGCAGCGCCTCGATGGCCTGCGCCGGTTCTTCGCCAACTCCGAATCGGTGTCCCGTGCCGAATTCGACGGCTACACCCACCCTTTATTACTGCGTACTCAGGCCTACTCGTTTGCCCTGCGGGTGAGCGGTGCCGAGCGTGCAGCCTTCGAACAGCGGACGCGGGATGAAGGCCTGAGCACCTTCAGCGTGCGCGAACTCAATGCTCGCGGCGAACTGCAACTGGCCTCGGCCCGCGATGAATACGTCGTGGTGCTGTACAGCCAGACTCAGAGCCGGCTTGGCTCGCCGCTGGGTTACGACTTGCTGGCCCAGCCGCTGCGCCGCACGACCCTGGAGCGTGCCGACCAGCTTCGCGGCCTGGCGGTGTCGCAGCCGATGCATCTGGTCGGTATCGAGCCGGCTTACGCACGCGGCGTATTGTTGGTGGCACCGGTGCTGCGCGAAGGGGAGTCCAGATCATACGGCTACGTGATGGCTGTCATCAGCATGCGTCAGTTGCTGGCAGACGGCTTGCCGGATGCACTTCATGACTATCTCTCGGTGCGCATTCTCGACCTGTCGACCAACGATCAGCATGAGGTGCTGTTCGAGTCGACGAATGAACCGGCGCCGAGCGAATTGTCGGCCACCCGGCTGGTGCGCATGGCCGATCACGACTATCAGGTCGATATCCTTCCGAGCGAAGCGTTCATGCAGGCCAACCATTCGTCGGTTGGCAGCGTGATAGTGCTGGGCGGATTGCTCAGTCTGTTGCTGAGCGCGCTGCTTTATGTGCTGGTCAGTCAGCGTCAGCGTGCGTTGCGCATGGTCGAGTTGCGCACTCAGGAACTGCATGAGCGCGAGCAGGAACTGCGCGATACCCACGGCCAGTTGCGCGGGGTGCTCAACGCGGCGACCCAGGTGGCAATCATCGCCACCGACCTGCGCGGCGTGATCAGCACTTTCAACCCCGGCGCCGAACAGATGCTCGGTTACCGCAGCACTGAAGTGATCGGCCACATGACCCTGGAAAACCTGCACTTTCCCCGGGAACTGGTGGTCCGCGCGGCGGAGCTCAGCGCCCGCTATGGCAAGGCCATTCCCACCTGTCAGGCGATGCTGGTGGAGGGCGGCGAAGTCGGTGGGCACGAGGCGCGGGAGTGGACGCTGGTGCGCAAGGATGGCAGCCACCTGCCGGTGAACATGCTGGCCACTCCGGTGCTGGACGAGCTGGGGCTGTGGGTCGGACACCTGGCGATCTGCATCGACATCACCGAGCGCAAGCGCGTGCACGAAGCGCTGGCCGCGCGGGACGTGTTGTTGAAGAAGCTCAGCGCCCACGTTCCCGGCGGGATCTACCAGTTCAAAATGGAGTTCGACGGGCGCTTCAGCGTGATCTACGCCAGCGACGGTATCCGCGAGATCTACGAACTGGAGCCGGACGTGCTGCTGCTCAACGCCGAAGCGATCTTCACCCGCATCCACCCGCAGGACGTCAGCCGCGTGCGCAAGTCGATCCGCGCCTCGGCGGACAACCTCAGCCCATGGCGCGAGGAATACCGCGTGCAGCTGCCCGAACGCGGCCTGCGCTGGGTTCGCGGTGAGGCGACGCCGGAGGAACTGCCGGGCGGCGGGGTGCTGTGGCACGGATATATCTCCGACATCTCCGACCTGAAGCGCGTCGAGGAAGAGTTGCGCGCCCTGTCGGTGACCGATGCGCTGACCGGCATCCACAACCGGCGCTACTTCCAGGAGCGTCTGACCACCGAAATGGCCCGTGTCGAGCGCGGCGGAGGCGAGTTGTCGGTGATCATGCTCGACATCGACCATTTCAAACGGATCAATGACCAGTACGGCCATGCGGTCGGCGACCGGGTGTTGCAAGCAGTCTGTGAGCGCATCGGCCATCGTCTGCGGCGTACCGACGTGTTCTGCCGGTTGGGCGGTGAAGAATTCATGGTGCTGTGCCCGGACATCGACGGCGATCACGCCCACATGCTGGCCGAAGAGTTATGGCAAAGCCTGCGCGGTGCGCCAATCGACGTGGTCGGGGTGGTGACGGCCAGTTTCGGGATTGCCAGCTGGCGACCCGGGGAGGGCGCGGATGCGCTGTTGCTGCGGGCGGATTCGGGAGTTTATGCGGCGAAGCAGGGCGGGCGGGATCGGGTTGAGCGGCAGATGAACTGA
- the guaD gene encoding guanine deaminase produces the protein MPLTRKAYRAAILHSIADPAEVGIEASYEYFEDGLLVVDGGKISALGHASELLPTLPADIEITHHKDALITPGFIDTHIHLPQTGMVGAYGEQLLDWLNTYTFPCESQFADKAHADEVADIFIKELLRNGTTTALVFGSVHPQSVNSFFEAAEKLDLRMIAGKVMMDRNAPDYLTDTPESSYVDSKALIERWHGKGRLHYAVTPRFAPTSTPEQLTLAGQLLTEYPDLYMQTHISENLKEIEWVKELFPERKGYLDVYDHYQLLGERSVFAHGVHLCDDECARLAETGSAISFCPTSNFFLGSGLFNLPMAEKHKLNVGLGTDVGGGTSFSLLQTLNEAYKVMQLQGARLSPFKSLYLATLGGARALRLEDKIGSLQPGSDADFLVLDYNATPLLSYRLKQANNIAETLFVLMTLGDDRTVAQTYAAGALVHQR, from the coding sequence ATGCCTCTGACTCGCAAAGCCTACCGCGCCGCCATCCTGCACAGCATCGCCGACCCTGCCGAGGTCGGCATCGAAGCCTCCTACGAGTATTTCGAGGACGGCCTGCTGGTGGTCGATGGCGGCAAGATCAGCGCCCTCGGCCACGCCAGCGAACTGCTGCCGACGTTGCCTGCGGACATCGAGATCACGCATCACAAGGATGCGCTGATCACCCCGGGCTTCATCGACACCCACATCCACCTGCCGCAGACCGGCATGGTCGGCGCCTACGGCGAGCAACTGCTGGATTGGCTGAACACCTACACCTTCCCGTGCGAAAGCCAGTTCGCCGACAAGGCCCACGCCGATGAAGTGGCGGACATCTTCATCAAGGAATTGCTGCGCAACGGCACCACCACTGCGCTGGTGTTCGGCAGCGTGCACCCGCAATCGGTGAACTCGTTCTTCGAAGCGGCCGAGAAGCTGGACCTGCGGATGATCGCCGGCAAGGTAATGATGGACCGCAACGCGCCGGACTACCTGACCGACACCCCGGAATCGAGCTACGTCGACAGCAAGGCGCTGATCGAGCGCTGGCACGGCAAGGGTCGCCTACATTACGCCGTAACCCCGCGCTTCGCCCCGACCAGCACCCCGGAACAGTTGACCCTCGCCGGCCAGTTGCTGACTGAATACCCGGATCTGTACATGCAGACCCACATCAGCGAGAACCTCAAGGAAATCGAGTGGGTCAAGGAGCTGTTCCCGGAGCGCAAGGGCTATCTGGACGTCTACGACCACTATCAACTGCTCGGCGAGCGCTCGGTGTTCGCCCACGGCGTGCACCTGTGCGACGACGAATGCGCGCGCCTGGCGGAAACCGGTTCGGCGATCTCGTTCTGCCCGACCTCGAACTTCTTCCTCGGCAGCGGCCTGTTCAACCTGCCGATGGCCGAGAAGCACAAGCTGAACGTCGGCCTCGGTACTGACGTCGGCGGCGGCACGAGTTTTTCGCTGCTGCAAACCCTGAACGAAGCCTACAAGGTGATGCAGTTGCAAGGCGCACGCCTGAGCCCGTTCAAGTCGCTATACCTCGCCACCCTCGGCGGTGCGCGGGCACTGCGCCTGGAAGACAAGATCGGCAGCCTGCAACCGGGCTCCGACGCCGACTTCCTGGTGCTGGACTACAACGCCACGCCGCTGCTGAGCTACCGCTTGAAACAGGCCAACAACATTGCCGAAACGCTGTTCGTGCTGATGACCCTGGGCGATGACCGTACCGTGGCCCAGACTTATGCAGCAGGCGCGCTGGTGCACCAGCGCTAG
- a CDS encoding YggL family protein, with product MATNRSQRLRKKLCVDEFQELGFELNLGFKEDLSEEAIDAFLEAFIKEAMEANGLGYVGGDDFGLVCLQKRGSVSEEQRAAVEAWLKTRSELTSTEISPLLDVWYPEKPINAAK from the coding sequence ATGGCGACTAACCGTTCCCAGCGTCTGCGCAAAAAACTGTGCGTCGATGAATTTCAAGAGCTGGGTTTCGAACTGAACCTGGGCTTCAAAGAAGACCTGTCCGAAGAAGCCATTGACGCTTTCCTCGAAGCATTCATCAAAGAAGCCATGGAAGCCAACGGTCTGGGCTATGTCGGCGGCGATGACTTCGGTCTGGTTTGCCTGCAGAAGCGTGGTTCGGTCTCCGAAGAGCAGCGCGCTGCTGTTGAAGCCTGGCTGAAAACCCGCTCCGAGCTGACTTCTACTGAAATCAGCCCGCTGCTGGACGTCTGGTATCCGGAAAAGCCGATCAACGCGGCCAAGTGA
- the xdhC gene encoding xanthine dehydrogenase accessory protein XdhC, translating into MYNWIDALADLQNQGEPCVLVTIIEELGSTPRNAGSKMVISARQTFDTIGGGHLEYKAMQIARDMLASGKQDTHLERFSLGASLGQCCGGATVLLFEPMGQVQAQIAVFGAGHVGRALVPLLASLPCRVRWIDSREEEFPEQIPHGVRKIVAEEPVDEIDDLPAGSYCIVMTHNHQLDLELTAAILKRNDFTWFGLIGSKTKRAKFEHRLRDRGFDASVVQRMRCPMGISEVKGKLPVEIAISIAGEIIATYNANFGQHSASAEPIAKLLPVSRRSQAASLKASN; encoded by the coding sequence ATGTACAACTGGATCGACGCCCTCGCCGACCTGCAGAACCAGGGCGAACCCTGCGTTCTGGTGACGATCATCGAAGAGCTCGGCTCGACGCCGCGCAATGCCGGCTCGAAAATGGTCATCAGCGCTCGCCAGACGTTCGACACCATCGGTGGCGGGCACCTGGAATACAAAGCCATGCAGATCGCCCGCGACATGCTTGCCAGCGGCAAGCAGGACACCCATCTGGAGCGCTTCAGCCTCGGCGCCAGCCTTGGCCAGTGCTGTGGCGGCGCCACGGTGCTGTTGTTCGAACCGATGGGCCAGGTGCAGGCGCAGATCGCCGTGTTCGGCGCCGGTCATGTCGGCCGCGCACTGGTACCCTTGCTCGCCAGCCTGCCCTGCCGGGTGCGCTGGATCGATTCCCGGGAAGAGGAATTTCCCGAACAGATTCCCCACGGCGTGCGCAAAATCGTCGCCGAGGAACCTGTGGATGAAATCGACGACCTGCCCGCTGGCAGCTACTGCATCGTCATGACCCACAACCATCAACTGGATCTGGAACTCACCGCCGCGATTCTCAAGCGTAACGACTTTACCTGGTTCGGCCTGATCGGCTCGAAGACCAAACGCGCCAAGTTCGAACACCGCCTGCGTGACCGTGGCTTCGACGCCAGCGTCGTGCAACGCATGCGCTGCCCGATGGGCATCAGCGAAGTCAAAGGCAAGCTGCCTGTGGAAATCGCCATCTCCATCGCCGGCGAAATCATCGCCACCTATAACGCCAATTTCGGCCAGCACAGCGCCAGTGCCGAACCGATTGCCAAACTGCTGCCGGTTTCGCGCCGCAGTCAGGCCGCCTCACTCAAAGCCTCAAACTGA